In Grus americana isolate bGruAme1 chromosome 4, bGruAme1.mat, whole genome shotgun sequence, one genomic interval encodes:
- the ING2 gene encoding inhibitor of growth protein 2 yields MCCWRGGMMLAGLQLVAGPAAPGGERARLLSLYVQDYLECVESLPLDIQRNASLLREMDTQCQEALKEIDDVYEKYKSENDPVQKKRLQQHLQRALINSQELGDEKIQIVTQMLELVENRARQMETHSQCFQDLSENEKPLEKAKMESCQPERSSRRPRRQRTSESRDLCHIANGIDDCDDQPPKEKRSKSSKKKKRSKAKQEREVSPVEFAIDPNEPTYCLCNQVSYGEMIGCDNEQCPIEWFHFSCVGLTYKPKGKWYCPKCRGDNEKTMDKCTDKSKKDRRSR; encoded by the exons atGTGCTGCTGGCGCGGGGGCATGATGCTGGCGGGGCTGCAGCTGGtagcggggccggcggcgccgggcggggagcgggccCGGCTGCTCTCGCTCTACGTGCAGGACTACCTGGAATGCGTGGAGTCGCTGCCGCTGGACATCCAGCGGAACGCCTCGCTGCTGCGGGAGATGGACACGCAGTGCCAAG AAGCGTTAAAAGAAATAGATGATGTCTATGAAAAATACAAGTCAGAAAATGATCCCGTTCAGAAGAAACGCTTGCAGCAGCATCTTCAGCGTGCATTAATCAACAGCCAAGAACTTGGAGATGAAAAAATTCAAATAGTTACTCAGATGCTAGAACTGGTAGAGAACAGAGCCCGGCAAATGGAAACACATTCTCAGTGTTTTCAAGATCTGTCTGAGAATGAAAAGCCTCTAGAAAAGGCAAAGATGGAGTCCTGCCAGCCAGAGAGATCTTCGCGTAGACCTCGTCGCCAGCGAACCAGCGAAAGCCGTGATCTGTGCCATATAGCAAATGGTATTGATGACTGCGATGATCAGCcacctaaagaaaaaagatctaagtcttccaagaagaaaaaacgCTCCAAAGCCAAACAAGAGAGAGAGGTTTCACCTGTAGAATTTGCAATTGATCCCAATGAACCAACTTACTGCTTATGCAACCAAGTGTCTTACGGTGAAATGATAGGATGTGATAACGAACAGTGTCCTATCGAGTGGTTCCACTTTTCATGTGTTGGACTCACCTACAAACCAAAGGGGAAATGGTATTGCCCCAAGTGCAGAGGAGACAATGAGAAAACAATGGACAAATGTACTGACAAATCCAAAAAGGATAGAAGATCGAGGTAG
- the LOC129205703 gene encoding uncharacterized protein LOC129205703 isoform X4, which produces MSSGSDSTHSRRYCKSYLSEQKSTEVLHLMLKPYPLPHPLVFLEYFGILNNLPALMALNLLKRTLLRALCLTGGECGYASLVPWDEEDEEFSKIPRKETQRRERMSTSQMGFLKSQLKKAIGHRKAIVDFCIGDIPGRGYPCQSYRDSSVFVQGTAFRL; this is translated from the exons ATGTCCAGCGGCAGCGACTCCACGCATTCCAG GAGATACTGCAAAAGCTATTTGAGTGAGCAGAAAAGTACAGAAGTTTTACATTTGATGCTGAAACCTTACCCTTTGCCCCATCCTCTCGTTTTCTTGGAATATTTTGGCATACTAAATAACCTGCCAGCACTGATGGCACTAAATCTCTTGAAGCGCACCCTTCTAAGGGCATTGTGTCTGACAGGAGGGGAATGTGG GTATGCTTCTCTGGTTCCATGggatgaggaggatgaagaaTTCTCCAAGAtaccaagaaaagaaacacaaaggagagaaagaatgaGTACAAGCCAGAtgggctttttaaaaagtcagctGAAGAAAGCTATAGGCCATAGGAAGGCCATAGTTGACTTTTGTATAGGTGATATTCCAGGAAGAGGCTATCCCTGCCAGAGCTACAGAGATAGTAGCGTGTTTGTCCAG ggAACAGCTTTCAGACTGTGA
- the LOC129205703 gene encoding uncharacterized protein LOC129205703 isoform X2, protein MEAAAVGDHSRSAARRRTAAIRLRPSASPRPSPHQVPQQRPCVGGGGRSLRGALRRGGGSPNGRVRLSLCPPSLRPASPSSPWTGAGPSPSAFRLPRGAAVAGVCPLLHLCEVKVKRAEMTARRYCKSYLSEQKSTEVLHLMLKPYPLPHPLVFLEYFGILNNLPALMALNLLKRTLLRALCLTGGECGYASLVPWDEEDEEFSKIPRKETQRRERMSTSQMGFLKSQLKKAIGHRKAIVDFCIGDIPGRGYPCQSYRDSSVFVQGTAFRL, encoded by the exons ATGGAGGCAGCTGCCGTGGGAGACCACTCACGCTCCGCAGCCCGACGGCGGACCGCAGCTATTCGGTTGCGACCGAgcgcctcgccccgcccctccccgcaccAGGTGCCCCAGCAGCGCCCATGTGTGGGCGGGGGCGGGCGGTCGTTGCGGGGGGCGttgaggcggggcgggggctcTCCCAATGGCCGGGTGCGTTTGTCCCTGTGCCCGCCATCTCTGCGCCCAGCCTCACCGAGCAGCCCGTGGACCGGCGCCGGCCCCTCGCCATCGGCTTTCCGCCTTCCCCGAGGGGCAGCCGTGGCCGGCGTGTGTCCCCTGTTGCACCTCTGTGAGGTGAAGGTGAAGAGAGCAGAAATGACGGCCAG GAGATACTGCAAAAGCTATTTGAGTGAGCAGAAAAGTACAGAAGTTTTACATTTGATGCTGAAACCTTACCCTTTGCCCCATCCTCTCGTTTTCTTGGAATATTTTGGCATACTAAATAACCTGCCAGCACTGATGGCACTAAATCTCTTGAAGCGCACCCTTCTAAGGGCATTGTGTCTGACAGGAGGGGAATGTGG GTATGCTTCTCTGGTTCCATGggatgaggaggatgaagaaTTCTCCAAGAtaccaagaaaagaaacacaaaggagagaaagaatgaGTACAAGCCAGAtgggctttttaaaaagtcagctGAAGAAAGCTATAGGCCATAGGAAGGCCATAGTTGACTTTTGTATAGGTGATATTCCAGGAAGAGGCTATCCCTGCCAGAGCTACAGAGATAGTAGCGTGTTTGTCCAG ggAACAGCTTTCAGACTGTGA
- the LOC129205703 gene encoding uncharacterized protein LOC129205703 isoform X3 — MEAAAVGDHSRSAARRRTAAIRLRPSASPRPSPHQVPQQRPCVGGGGRSLRGALRRGGGSPNGRVRLSLCPPSLRPASPSSPWTGAGPSPSAFRLPRGAAVAGVCPLLHLCEVKVKRAEMTARYASLVPWDEEDEEFSKIPRKETQRRERMSTSQMGFLKSQLKKAIGHRKAIVDFCIGDIPGRGYPCQSYRDSSVFVQGTAFRL; from the exons ATGGAGGCAGCTGCCGTGGGAGACCACTCACGCTCCGCAGCCCGACGGCGGACCGCAGCTATTCGGTTGCGACCGAgcgcctcgccccgcccctccccgcaccAGGTGCCCCAGCAGCGCCCATGTGTGGGCGGGGGCGGGCGGTCGTTGCGGGGGGCGttgaggcggggcgggggctcTCCCAATGGCCGGGTGCGTTTGTCCCTGTGCCCGCCATCTCTGCGCCCAGCCTCACCGAGCAGCCCGTGGACCGGCGCCGGCCCCTCGCCATCGGCTTTCCGCCTTCCCCGAGGGGCAGCCGTGGCCGGCGTGTGTCCCCTGTTGCACCTCTGTGAGGTGAAGGTGAAGAGAGCAGAAATGACGGCCAG GTATGCTTCTCTGGTTCCATGggatgaggaggatgaagaaTTCTCCAAGAtaccaagaaaagaaacacaaaggagagaaagaatgaGTACAAGCCAGAtgggctttttaaaaagtcagctGAAGAAAGCTATAGGCCATAGGAAGGCCATAGTTGACTTTTGTATAGGTGATATTCCAGGAAGAGGCTATCCCTGCCAGAGCTACAGAGATAGTAGCGTGTTTGTCCAG ggAACAGCTTTCAGACTGTGA
- the LOC129205703 gene encoding uncharacterized protein LOC129205703 isoform X1, producing MEAAAVGDHSRSAARRRTAAIRLRPSASPRPSPHQVPQQRPCVGGGGRSLRGALRRGGGSPNGRVRLSLCPPSLRPASPSSPWTGAGPSPSAFRLPRGAAVAGVCPLLHLCEVKVKRAEMTARCRETLHCIFSHDLEPSHVFRRYCKSYLSEQKSTEVLHLMLKPYPLPHPLVFLEYFGILNNLPALMALNLLKRTLLRALCLTGGECGYASLVPWDEEDEEFSKIPRKETQRRERMSTSQMGFLKSQLKKAIGHRKAIVDFCIGDIPGRGYPCQSYRDSSVFVQGTAFRL from the exons ATGGAGGCAGCTGCCGTGGGAGACCACTCACGCTCCGCAGCCCGACGGCGGACCGCAGCTATTCGGTTGCGACCGAgcgcctcgccccgcccctccccgcaccAGGTGCCCCAGCAGCGCCCATGTGTGGGCGGGGGCGGGCGGTCGTTGCGGGGGGCGttgaggcggggcgggggctcTCCCAATGGCCGGGTGCGTTTGTCCCTGTGCCCGCCATCTCTGCGCCCAGCCTCACCGAGCAGCCCGTGGACCGGCGCCGGCCCCTCGCCATCGGCTTTCCGCCTTCCCCGAGGGGCAGCCGTGGCCGGCGTGTGTCCCCTGTTGCACCTCTGTGAGGTGAAGGTGAAGAGAGCAGAAATGACGGCCAGGT GCCGTGAAACTCTGCACTGTATTTTCAGTCACGATCTTGAACCTTCCCACGTTTTCAGGAGATACTGCAAAAGCTATTTGAGTGAGCAGAAAAGTACAGAAGTTTTACATTTGATGCTGAAACCTTACCCTTTGCCCCATCCTCTCGTTTTCTTGGAATATTTTGGCATACTAAATAACCTGCCAGCACTGATGGCACTAAATCTCTTGAAGCGCACCCTTCTAAGGGCATTGTGTCTGACAGGAGGGGAATGTGG GTATGCTTCTCTGGTTCCATGggatgaggaggatgaagaaTTCTCCAAGAtaccaagaaaagaaacacaaaggagagaaagaatgaGTACAAGCCAGAtgggctttttaaaaagtcagctGAAGAAAGCTATAGGCCATAGGAAGGCCATAGTTGACTTTTGTATAGGTGATATTCCAGGAAGAGGCTATCCCTGCCAGAGCTACAGAGATAGTAGCGTGTTTGTCCAG ggAACAGCTTTCAGACTGTGA
- the LOC129205703 gene encoding uncharacterized protein LOC129205703 isoform X5, which yields MWVVTVLKTCCLSLWGKQYLRYASLVPWDEEDEEFSKIPRKETQRRERMSTSQMGFLKSQLKKAIGHRKAIVDFCIGDIPGRGYPCQSYRDSSVFVQGTAFRL from the exons ATGTGG GTGGTTACTGTGCTAAAAACTTGCTGTTTGTCACTATGGGGGAAGCAGTATCTAAG GTATGCTTCTCTGGTTCCATGggatgaggaggatgaagaaTTCTCCAAGAtaccaagaaaagaaacacaaaggagagaaagaatgaGTACAAGCCAGAtgggctttttaaaaagtcagctGAAGAAAGCTATAGGCCATAGGAAGGCCATAGTTGACTTTTGTATAGGTGATATTCCAGGAAGAGGCTATCCCTGCCAGAGCTACAGAGATAGTAGCGTGTTTGTCCAG ggAACAGCTTTCAGACTGTGA